The Paenibacillus sp. RC334 nucleotide sequence AAAAATCAGGCCAACCGTGACATACAAGAGCTTATGAACAGTAAAGCCACCGAAACCGTCAATCAGCTCGACGGATGGACAAGCGGCAATGCCAAAATTATCGAGACATTAGCTGCAGGTCTGGAATCCGGCAATATTCCACCAGATGCCAAAATAGCTTCTCTAAAGGCGGCCTTTCAAAACTATAAGGATCAAAGTATCGCTAACATTTATGCAGGATTTGAGGATGGAACCTACTGGGATGGCTCCGGCTGGTCTGATGCGGGCTACGATCCTCGCACACGTCCGTGGTACAAGGATGCCAAAACCAAGGGGGAATTGTATTATTCCTCACCGTACATTGATGCAGGAAGCCAGGACTTCACCATTTCCATTGCAAAGCCTCTCAAGGACTCCAATGGCTCTATCACTGGGGTGATCAGTGAAGATATTATGTTAAACGACATGACAAAAATCATTAAGAACATAAACCTGAACGGATTAGGCTACGCATTTCTGATTGACCAGAATGGAGTTGTCGTCGCGCATCCGGACAGCAAGCTGGCTGGTAAAAATCTCAAGGATACGCCCGAGTTGGGTTCATCAACGGCCACTCTGCTCAGTGCCCCTTCGGGAAAATCCGACTACAACTACAATGGTAGTGATCGCCAGCTTTATTTTAAGAAAATGCCCAGCACAGGCTGGATTGTAGGTTTGTCTATCTCAAAAGATATTGCTTTTCAGGAGTACTACTCCACTCGTAACCAACTGTTGATTACTGTAGCTATTATTTTCGTTGTTGCCATGCTTTTGGCGGTCTGGGCGGCGAACAGCTTTATCAAGCCGATTCGGAGGCTTCAAGCGAACGTCAAGCGGATTGCTGAAGGGGATATGACAGCACGTGTGGATATTAAGGGCAAAGATGAAATTGCCAGCTTGGGTACGGATTTTAATATCATGTCGGATAATCTTTCTCACTTACTGCGCAAAGTGGCAGATACGGCTGGCGAGGTCAGCTCAGCTTCTCATGACATGCACCAGCACGCCAAGGATACCGGGACCATTGCATCACAAATCTCCAGTGCCGTTCAGGAGCTTGCCCAAGGAGCAAGTGATCAGGCCGAGGCTGTATATTCCGGCTCTGAAAAGCTATCGCATATGACGGGCTCCATCGACCAAATCGGCCAAAGTGTCAAGCGAACCCAAACCGCCGTGCTGGAAACAGACTCTGCCGTGCTGGCTGGGTACGAAACAGCGGAGC carries:
- a CDS encoding methyl-accepting chemotaxis protein, with amino-acid sequence MNLKMKLILLFTCIVIVAAGPLSVISMTSIKNQANRDIQELMNSKATETVNQLDGWTSGNAKIIETLAAGLESGNIPPDAKIASLKAAFQNYKDQSIANIYAGFEDGTYWDGSGWSDAGYDPRTRPWYKDAKTKGELYYSSPYIDAGSQDFTISIAKPLKDSNGSITGVISEDIMLNDMTKIIKNINLNGLGYAFLIDQNGVVVAHPDSKLAGKNLKDTPELGSSTATLLSAPSGKSDYNYNGSDRQLYFKKMPSTGWIVGLSISKDIAFQEYYSTRNQLLITVAIIFVVAMLLAVWAANSFIKPIRRLQANVKRIAEGDMTARVDIKGKDEIASLGTDFNIMSDNLSHLLRKVADTAGEVSSASHDMHQHAKDTGTIASQISSAVQELAQGASDQAEAVYSGSEKLSHMTGSIDQIGQSVKRTQTAVLETDSAVLAGYETAERQAKLAAESRQTTTAVGEAVDSLTLKTQDIERLAGAIHNIAAQTNLLALNASIEAARAGEHGRGFAVVAGEVRKLAEQAGSSSDSIMHKLEEIKVAGLRSAEEMKKALAVTVEQEHAATATRQAFESIRGASQHMLTQIEDVSAAADHLRTNAGHISDVISSVVAVSEQSAASTEEVASSVQEQGHSMNNIAQLSAKLDSHADLLLEEVKRFKL